GGAATTCTCGATATTGTACCTACTGGTGTTATTACAGGTGACAACGTTTTAAAGTTGTTCACCTACGCTCGTGAGCACGGATTCGCCATCCCTGCCATTAACGTCACCTCCTCCTCCACTGCTATTGCTGCTCTTGAGGCTGCTCGTGAGGCTCGTTCCCCCATCATCTTGCAAACCTCCAACGGTGGTGCTCACTTCTTTGCTGGTAAGGAATCCTCCAACGAGGGCCAAAAGGCCTCCATTGCCGGTTCCATCGCCGCTGCCCACTACATCCGTTCCATCGCTCCTTTCTTCGGTGTCCCCGTCGTCATGCACTCTGACCACTGCGCCAAGAAGCTTCTCCCCTGGATGGACGGTATGTTCGAAGCCGATGAGGCCTACTTCAAGATTCACGGTGAGCCTCTTTTCTCTTCTCACATGCTTGACTTGTCCGAGGAGCCCAAGAAGGAGAACATTGCTCAAGTTAAGGAGTACTGCAAGCGTGCCGTTCCCATGAAGATCTGGATCGAGATGGAGATCGGTATCACTGGTGGTGAGGAAGACGGTGTCGACAACTCTCACGTCTCCCACACCGAGCTCTACACTCAACCCGAGGACATCTGGGATGTCTACCGTGAGCTCTCCTCCGTTACCCCTTACTTCTCCATTGCCGCCGCTTTCGGTAACGTCCACGGTGTCTACAAGCCCGGTAACGTCAAGCTCCAACCCGCTCTTTTGGGTCAACACCAAGCCTATGTTAAGGAGCAACTCAAGACCACCAACGACAAGCCCGTTTTCTTCGTCTTCCACGGTGGTTCCGGTTCCTCTGTCAACGAGTTCCGTACTGGTATCAAGTGCGGTGTCGTCAAGGTCAACATTGACACTGATACCCAATTCGCCTACGTCGAGGGTGTCCGTGACTATGTCTTGAAGTACAAGGACTACCTTATGACCCCCGTCGGTAACCCCGAGGGAGCTGACAAGCCCAACAAGAAGAAGTTCGACCCTCGTGTCTGGATCCATGAGGGTGAGAAGACCATGACCAAGCGTGTTCTTACCGCTCTTGAGGACTTCTACACTGTCAACACTCTCTAAATTTGTGGTTTTTGAAAGATGGAAATGATTGAATAGACGGTGGGcttcattaaaattatatttttttgtccCCTTAATGAGAGTTCATACTGTTTTGAAATTACGTGTTTGAATATAGAgacattgttttttaaaattaccATTGTAAAAGCATAAGAGATATTTGAAGTAAAGTA
This region of Schizosaccharomyces pombe strain 972h- genome assembly, chromosome: II genomic DNA includes:
- the fba1 gene encoding fructose-bisphosphate aldolase Fba1, encoding MGILDIVPTGVITGDNVLKLFTYAREHGFAIPAINVTSSSTAIAALEAAREARSPIILQTSNGGAHFFAGKESSNEGQKASIAGSIAAAHYIRSIAPFFGVPVVMHSDHCAKKLLPWMDGMFEADEAYFKIHGEPLFSSHMLDLSEEPKKENIAQVKEYCKRAVPMKIWIEMEIGITGGEEDGVDNSHVSHTELYTQPEDIWDVYRELSSVTPYFSIAAAFGNVHGVYKPGNVKLQPALLGQHQAYVKEQLKTTNDKPVFFVFHGGSGSSVNEFRTGIKCGVVKVNIDTDTQFAYVEGVRDYVLKYKDYLMTPVGNPEGADKPNKKKFDPRVWIHEGEKTMTKRVLTALEDFYTVNTL